In Coleofasciculus chthonoplastes PCC 7420, a single genomic region encodes these proteins:
- the ltrA gene encoding group II intron reverse transcriptase/maturase: protein MSKASLKTTMEWKAIPWQKLERKVYKLQKRIYRASQRGDVKMTRRLQKMLMKSWAAKCLSVRRVTQDNQGKKTAGVDGVKSLTPKQRLILVENLKLCSKVAPTRRVWIPKPGKEEKRPLGIPTMKDRALQALVKLALEPEWEARFEANSYGFRPGRSCHDAVQAIYDTIRFKGKYVLDADIAKCFDQIDHKALLRKLNTFPTIRRQIRAWLKGGVMDAKQLFPTTEGTPQGGVISPLLANIALHGMENLIKRVFPKRGYSENGVKKTFYPPSVIRYADDFVILHEDLTIVQSGKDIIQEWLKDMGLELKPSKTRLAHTLNPYEQEQPGFDFLGFNIRQYKVGKYHSGKDKYGRALGIKPIITPSKDKQKVHYEQIAEVINAHRNAPQVALIKKLNPIIRGWANYYATQVSKVAYCDQDYLMYQKLRAWAKRRHPKKSGGWVSKKYWQSIDGDNWVFATRQKGNNPTRLLKHSETPIKRYVKVKGESSPYNGNLVYWSSRMGNNPEMPKTLATLLKKQKGKCTHCGLIFRENDVMEVDHRIPKSQGGKDFYDNWQLLHRHCHDTKTVTDGSLGNQSGCNSAKPKLTKRLERVEDKWVMRYA, encoded by the coding sequence ATGTCTAAAGCGAGTTTAAAGACTACGATGGAATGGAAGGCAATACCCTGGCAAAAACTAGAGCGTAAAGTCTACAAGTTGCAGAAGAGAATCTATCGAGCCTCTCAGCGTGGCGATGTGAAAATGACTCGCAGACTCCAAAAGATGCTGATGAAGTCCTGGGCAGCAAAATGTCTCTCGGTTCGCCGGGTTACCCAAGACAATCAAGGTAAGAAGACGGCAGGTGTGGATGGTGTTAAGTCACTGACCCCAAAGCAACGTCTCATCTTGGTTGAAAATCTAAAACTATGTTCAAAGGTCGCTCCAACCAGGCGAGTATGGATTCCCAAACCCGGAAAGGAGGAGAAAAGACCTTTAGGCATCCCGACAATGAAAGACCGAGCTTTGCAAGCACTTGTCAAACTGGCACTAGAGCCAGAATGGGAAGCGCGATTTGAAGCCAACTCATACGGTTTCAGACCCGGACGCTCATGTCACGATGCGGTTCAGGCTATATATGACACAATTAGGTTTAAGGGCAAATATGTCCTTGATGCCGATATTGCTAAATGCTTTGACCAAATCGACCATAAAGCACTGCTAAGAAAATTAAATACATTCCCTACCATACGCCGTCAAATCCGAGCATGGTTAAAAGGGGGAGTGATGGACGCAAAGCAGTTGTTTCCAACAACTGAGGGAACGCCACAGGGCGGGGTCATTTCTCCGTTACTAGCAAACATTGCCCTCCACGGGATGGAAAATCTAATCAAAAGGGTATTCCCAAAACGGGGATACTCTGAAAATGGGGTAAAGAAGACATTCTATCCTCCATCCGTGATCAGATATGCCGACGACTTCGTGATTCTCCACGAAGACTTAACCATCGTCCAAAGTGGCAAGGATATAATCCAGGAATGGTTGAAAGACATGGGTTTGGAACTAAAACCTAGCAAAACAAGACTTGCTCACACCCTCAACCCGTATGAACAAGAACAGCCAGGATTTGATTTCCTTGGCTTCAATATACGTCAATACAAAGTGGGTAAATACCACTCTGGAAAAGACAAATATGGAAGAGCGCTAGGAATAAAACCAATCATCACCCCAAGCAAGGATAAGCAGAAGGTACACTACGAACAGATTGCGGAAGTTATCAACGCCCACAGGAATGCACCACAAGTGGCGCTAATTAAGAAACTGAACCCGATTATTCGGGGATGGGCTAACTACTACGCAACACAAGTAAGTAAGGTGGCTTACTGTGACCAAGATTACCTCATGTACCAGAAGCTCAGAGCTTGGGCAAAGCGCCGACACCCCAAAAAATCCGGGGGATGGGTGTCAAAGAAGTATTGGCAATCCATAGACGGCGACAACTGGGTATTCGCAACCAGGCAAAAAGGTAATAACCCTACGCGGTTACTAAAACATAGCGAAACACCAATTAAGCGCTATGTAAAGGTTAAGGGCGAATCGTCCCCATACAACGGCAACTTGGTTTATTGGAGTTCAAGAATGGGTAACAACCCTGAAATGCCTAAGACACTGGCAACATTGTTGAAGAAGCAAAAAGGGAAATGTACTCACTGCGGATTAATTTTCCGTGAAAACGATGTGATGGAAGTTGACCACAGAATCCCTAAGTCGCAAGGTGGAAAGGATTTCTACGATAATTGGCAGCTTCTACATAGACATTGCCATGACACAAAGACCGTCACAGATGGCAGTCTCGGCAATCAATCTGGCTGTAACAGTGCCAAGCCTAAGCTCACCAAAAGGCTCGAAAGAGTCGAGGACAAATGGGTAATGAGGTATGCATGA